A window of the Microbulbifer aggregans genome harbors these coding sequences:
- a CDS encoding D-cysteine desulfhydrase family protein gives MLTDKLPRQSLGFFPTPLHPLERLTQVVGGPRLFIKRDDQTGLALGGNKTRKLEFILADALAQGADAIVTAGAAQSNHCRQTAAAAALLGLECHLLLGGRAPTTAQGNLLLDQLFGCHIHWTPGHRKGEDLAEVVRYLERAGRKPYVAPYGGSSDLGALAFVGALEELQSQWSDQGGPFTHIVFASSSGGTHAGLMVGARLLGLSTRIVGINIDKGAGGERPFDEHILDLAGQAAARLGHSEPFTRDDLILDDDYLGEGYGVVGDAEREAISLLARSEGILLDPVYTGRAMAGLLALVRRGAFKPSDRVLFWHTGGAPALFAYGDQLQLGEIPTL, from the coding sequence ATGCTGACCGACAAACTACCCCGGCAATCCCTCGGCTTTTTCCCCACCCCCCTGCACCCACTGGAGCGATTGACACAAGTAGTCGGTGGTCCGCGTCTGTTTATCAAGCGCGACGACCAGACCGGCCTGGCGCTGGGCGGCAATAAAACCCGCAAGCTGGAATTTATCCTGGCCGATGCCCTGGCCCAGGGGGCCGATGCCATCGTTACTGCCGGCGCGGCACAATCCAATCACTGCCGGCAGACTGCTGCGGCAGCGGCGTTGCTGGGCCTGGAATGCCATCTGTTACTGGGTGGGCGGGCGCCGACCACCGCCCAAGGCAACCTGCTGCTGGACCAGCTATTCGGCTGCCATATCCACTGGACGCCGGGCCACCGCAAGGGCGAGGACCTGGCTGAGGTGGTGCGCTATCTGGAACGGGCTGGTCGCAAGCCCTATGTGGCGCCCTATGGCGGCTCCAGCGATCTGGGTGCGCTGGCTTTCGTTGGCGCCCTCGAAGAGCTTCAATCCCAGTGGTCCGATCAGGGCGGGCCCTTCACACATATCGTGTTTGCCTCCAGTTCCGGCGGTACTCATGCCGGCCTGATGGTCGGCGCACGCTTGCTGGGCCTGTCGACAAGAATAGTGGGCATCAATATCGATAAAGGCGCAGGCGGTGAGCGGCCCTTTGACGAGCATATCCTCGACCTGGCCGGGCAGGCGGCTGCGCGGCTGGGCCATTCAGAGCCATTTACCAGAGACGACCTGATCCTGGACGATGACTATTTGGGTGAGGGCTACGGTGTGGTCGGCGATGCCGAGCGGGAAGCCATTAGCCTGCTGGCGCGTAGCGAGGGCATTCTGCTGGACCCGGTCTACACCGGCCGCGCCATGGCGGGCTTGCTGGCACTGGTGCGCCGTGGCGCATTCAAGCCGTCTGATCGGGTGCTGTTCTGGCATACCGGCGGGGCACCGGCCCTGTTTGCCTACGGCGATCAACTCCAGCTTGGAGAAATACCGACCCTCTGA
- a CDS encoding DUF1214 domain-containing protein, whose product MFRKNMEGAGVGVGELSHIRTPTTPDNQPVIRMNQDTLYSMVILDLSKPVTVTLPDLGGRYQSMHVVNQDHYMSYEAKPGTYRLTQDEVGSRFALVTFRTFVNTNDQKDIEKAHAAQDAIKVSGGGSGPFDAPEWDAKTLTVARKALNDLAILGFESAHAFGSKEETKPIDHLVGAAAGWGGLPQSAAYYEIDSVSQNDGKQPYAVTVKDVPVDAFWSVTVYNADGYLEANKQGVNSYNDVTAERNPDGSQTIHFGGCEDGRVNCIPITPGWNYAVRMYSPRKEILSGEWSFPKPEPSKR is encoded by the coding sequence ATGTTTCGCAAGAATATGGAAGGTGCCGGCGTAGGTGTCGGTGAGCTAAGCCATATTCGCACTCCGACCACCCCGGACAACCAGCCGGTGATCCGGATGAACCAGGATACGCTCTACTCGATGGTGATTCTGGACCTGTCGAAACCGGTCACGGTGACACTGCCGGACCTGGGGGGGCGCTATCAGTCCATGCATGTGGTGAACCAGGATCATTACATGTCCTATGAGGCAAAGCCTGGCACCTATCGACTCACCCAGGATGAGGTGGGCTCCCGCTTTGCCCTGGTGACTTTTCGCACCTTTGTGAATACCAATGACCAAAAAGATATCGAGAAGGCGCACGCTGCACAGGACGCCATCAAAGTGAGCGGTGGCGGGAGCGGGCCTTTCGATGCACCTGAGTGGGATGCCAAGACTTTGACGGTCGCCCGCAAGGCGCTCAACGACCTCGCAATTCTCGGTTTTGAAAGTGCACACGCCTTTGGAAGTAAAGAAGAAACCAAGCCTATTGATCACCTGGTCGGTGCGGCGGCGGGTTGGGGTGGCTTGCCCCAGAGTGCGGCCTATTATGAGATCGACAGCGTCTCCCAGAACGACGGTAAACAGCCCTATGCGGTGACAGTCAAGGATGTGCCCGTCGACGCGTTTTGGTCAGTCACCGTCTATAACGCCGACGGCTATCTCGAAGCCAACAAGCAGGGCGTAAACAGCTACAACGATGTGACTGCTGAACGCAATCCGGATGGGTCGCAGACCATTCACTTCGGCGGGTGTGAAGACGGGCGCGTGAACTGTATCCCGATTACACCGGGATGGAATTACGCTGTGCGGATGTATTCCCCCCGCAAAGAAATTTTGAGCGGTGAGTGGTCGTTCCCCAAACCCGAGCCATCGAAACGCTAG
- a CDS encoding methyltransferase family protein produces the protein MKTECVRTPDHAQVIALPPLIYAGFLVLAAVLEWFYPLSMGARSSWHWAIAAMLLTSGVVLALWGKITLDRAGTCVHPGGSTRAIVSSGPYRFSRNPLYLALTLMYLGLTLIINTFWALVLLPLLLWLVHSGVVRREERYLERKFGEEYRRYLRQVRRYF, from the coding sequence ATGAAAACAGAGTGTGTGCGGACACCAGATCACGCTCAGGTCATTGCGCTGCCACCACTGATTTACGCAGGCTTTCTGGTGCTGGCCGCTGTGCTGGAATGGTTTTACCCGCTCTCGATGGGAGCCAGGTCAAGCTGGCACTGGGCAATTGCCGCAATGCTGCTGACAAGTGGAGTGGTACTCGCGCTGTGGGGGAAGATCACACTGGATCGCGCGGGCACCTGCGTGCATCCGGGTGGATCGACACGGGCGATTGTCTCAAGCGGCCCGTACCGTTTCAGTCGCAATCCCCTGTACCTGGCGCTGACACTGATGTACTTGGGACTCACTCTGATCATCAATACTTTCTGGGCACTGGTGCTGCTGCCGCTTTTACTCTGGCTGGTACACAGCGGTGTAGTGCGTCGGGAAGAGCGCTACCTGGAGCGCAAGTTCGGCGAGGAGTATCGCCGCTACCTGCGACAGGTGCGGCGTTACTTTTGA
- a CDS encoding YifB family Mg chelatase-like AAA ATPase codes for MSLSVTFARAQVGVSAPLVTVETHLANGLPAFNIVGLPEAAVRESRDRVRSALINSHFEFPQRRITVNLAPADLPKEGGRYDLAIAIGILAASGQVPGDALETLEFIGELALTGALRPASGALPAAIACRDAGRTLIAPRECSDDVALANGGAQVADSLLEVCAQLHGRERLPLAQAAPASDNLHSYPDLTEVRGQLRARRALEVAAAGGHNLLFYGPPGTGKTMLASRLPGILPPLSREELIDVAAVYSSAGLPRQQQRPFRAPHHSASPTALVGGGSNPRPGEISLAHRGVLFLDEMPEFPRHALELLREPLENGEVRLSRARAQVTYPARFQLVGAMNPCPCGYLGESRCRCTPDQIDRYRNKLSGPLLDRIDMQVEVASMNAAELQEAPAGESSETVRARVLAARERQLTRQGVVNAQLAGSALEQHCALGKSEAAMLRNSVTQLGLSARSYHRVLRVARTLADLAGIANIGTAQVAEALAYRNLDRRPATVGA; via the coding sequence TTGAGCCTCTCCGTCACCTTTGCCCGCGCCCAGGTTGGCGTCTCCGCCCCGCTTGTTACTGTCGAAACCCATCTGGCCAATGGCCTGCCGGCATTTAATATTGTCGGTTTGCCCGAAGCCGCCGTGCGCGAGAGCCGTGATCGCGTGCGCAGCGCCCTGATCAACAGTCACTTTGAATTTCCCCAGCGCCGCATCACTGTCAACCTCGCACCCGCCGATCTGCCCAAGGAAGGCGGTCGCTACGACCTGGCCATCGCCATCGGTATCCTCGCCGCCTCCGGACAGGTGCCCGGTGACGCGCTGGAAACACTGGAATTTATCGGTGAACTCGCCTTGACCGGCGCCCTGAGGCCGGCCAGCGGCGCGCTGCCCGCCGCCATCGCCTGCCGGGATGCGGGCCGGACGCTGATTGCTCCCCGGGAATGCAGTGACGATGTGGCATTGGCAAATGGCGGGGCACAGGTTGCCGACTCACTGCTGGAAGTCTGCGCCCAGTTGCACGGCCGCGAGCGCCTGCCCCTTGCCCAGGCAGCCCCTGCGAGCGACAACCTTCACAGCTATCCCGACCTCACCGAGGTGCGCGGCCAGCTGCGCGCCCGACGCGCACTGGAGGTTGCCGCGGCCGGCGGACACAACCTGCTCTTTTATGGCCCGCCCGGTACCGGCAAGACCATGCTCGCCAGCAGGTTGCCGGGCATCCTGCCGCCGCTGTCGCGGGAAGAATTAATCGATGTAGCCGCCGTCTACTCCAGTGCGGGACTGCCGCGGCAGCAGCAACGGCCATTTCGTGCGCCCCACCACAGCGCCTCCCCAACGGCGCTGGTGGGTGGCGGCAGCAACCCGCGGCCCGGGGAAATTTCCCTGGCGCACCGCGGTGTGCTGTTCCTCGATGAGATGCCGGAATTCCCCCGGCATGCGCTCGAACTGCTGCGGGAGCCATTGGAAAACGGCGAGGTGCGTCTTTCCCGCGCCCGCGCCCAGGTGACTTATCCGGCCCGTTTCCAGCTGGTCGGGGCCATGAACCCCTGTCCCTGTGGCTATCTGGGCGAATCCCGTTGCCGCTGCACGCCGGATCAGATTGACCGCTATCGCAACAAACTCTCTGGACCACTGCTGGACCGGATCGACATGCAGGTGGAAGTGGCAAGCATGAACGCGGCCGAGCTGCAGGAGGCACCCGCTGGCGAGTCTTCCGAAACCGTGCGTGCACGAGTGCTGGCCGCGCGTGAGCGGCAACTGACGCGTCAGGGGGTAGTGAATGCGCAACTGGCAGGTAGTGCACTGGAACAACACTGCGCACTGGGCAAGAGTGAAGCGGCCATGCTGCGAAACTCGGTCACTCAGCTGGGGCTCTCCGCCCGCTCCTATCACCGGGTACTGAGAGTGGCCCGTACCCTGGCCGACCTGGCGGGGATCGCTAACATTGGCACGGCTCAGGTGGCGGAAGCACTGGCATACCGCAATCTGGATCGCCGACCAGCTACGGTCGGCGCCTGA
- a CDS encoding accessory factor UbiK family protein: protein MSSDKLQQLLKELRDQGAVVTDDLRDALTVAMGKLPLVSQKEFDTQVAILERTREKVAALEAQVAELEKALGSRDHRPPSAE, encoded by the coding sequence GTGTCTTCAGACAAGCTGCAGCAACTCCTGAAGGAGCTGAGGGATCAGGGTGCGGTGGTTACCGACGACCTGCGGGATGCCCTCACCGTCGCCATGGGAAAATTGCCTCTGGTTTCTCAGAAGGAGTTCGATACCCAGGTGGCCATCCTCGAGCGCACCCGGGAAAAGGTCGCTGCACTTGAGGCCCAGGTGGCCGAGCTGGAGAAAGCACTCGGCTCCCGAGACCACCGTCCGCCCTCAGCCGAATGA
- a CDS encoding TorF family putative porin produces MKNIAAVLTAGALTLASSSAVNAAEGGFSASANLGVVTDYKFRGVSQTDGGAAVQGGVDLDFGNGLYLGTWASQVDFAWGEDETDYEQDFYGGYAGEFSNGIGYDVGYIYYAYHGSDWDEDYQEIYGSISISDLTLGMAYSDDYWAGTGEFYYTYADYSFALPADMSLGLHVGANLFDEEAFLFEADSYLDYSLTLGKEFGGLSLSASLIGTNISDSECYGLDWCEPSVLAGATYSW; encoded by the coding sequence ATGAAAAACATTGCAGCCGTACTGACGGCCGGGGCCCTGACTCTGGCTTCCTCCTCTGCGGTGAATGCTGCTGAAGGCGGCTTTTCCGCGAGTGCCAATCTGGGCGTCGTGACTGACTACAAGTTCCGTGGTGTATCCCAGACCGATGGCGGTGCAGCGGTTCAGGGCGGTGTCGACCTGGACTTTGGCAATGGCCTGTACCTGGGCACCTGGGCCTCTCAGGTGGACTTCGCCTGGGGTGAGGACGAAACCGACTACGAGCAGGATTTCTACGGCGGCTATGCCGGGGAGTTCAGCAACGGCATCGGCTATGACGTGGGCTACATCTATTACGCCTATCACGGCAGTGACTGGGATGAGGATTACCAGGAGATCTACGGCAGCATCAGCATTTCTGACCTGACCCTGGGCATGGCCTATTCCGATGACTACTGGGCGGGCACCGGCGAGTTTTATTACACCTATGCCGATTACAGCTTTGCGCTGCCAGCCGACATGAGCCTGGGCTTGCATGTGGGTGCCAACCTGTTTGACGAGGAGGCTTTCCTGTTCGAGGCCGATTCCTACCTCGATTACTCGCTCACCCTGGGTAAGGAGTTCGGTGGTTTGAGCCTGAGCGCTTCACTGATCGGAACCAATATCAGCGATAGCGAGTGTTACGGCCTCGACTGGTGTGAGCCTTCGGTGCTCGCAGGGGCGACTTACAGCTGGTAA
- a CDS encoding P-II family nitrogen regulator codes for MKLVTAIIKPFKLDAVRDALAEAGVTGITVSEVKGFGRQKGHTELYRGAEYVVDFLPKTMLQIAVDDSRVDAVLEAIGTGAHSGKIGDGKIFVTELEEVVRIRTGETGAEAI; via the coding sequence ATGAAACTGGTCACAGCAATTATCAAACCCTTCAAGCTCGATGCCGTTCGCGACGCGCTTGCCGAGGCCGGAGTCACTGGCATCACGGTCAGTGAAGTGAAGGGCTTTGGTCGCCAGAAGGGCCACACCGAACTCTACCGCGGAGCCGAATACGTGGTGGATTTTCTGCCGAAAACCATGCTGCAAATCGCAGTGGATGACAGCCGGGTCGACGCCGTGCTGGAAGCAATCGGCACCGGTGCCCACAGCGGCAAGATCGGCGACGGCAAAATTTTCGTCACCGAGCTGGAAGAAGTGGTGCGGATTCGCACCGGCGAAACCGGCGCTGAAGCGATCTGA
- a CDS encoding ammonium transporter → MENQIFQLQYAIDTFYFLVCGALVMWMAAGFAMLEAGLVRSKNTTEILTKNVALFAIACIMYLLTGYAIMYDGGWLLSGIEAFDMEGVLASSAENGFEGDSVYSGASDFFFQVVFVATAMSIVSGAVAERMKLWSFLAFAVVLTGFIYPLEGSWTWGGADVFGLYNLGDLGFSDFAGSGIVHMAGAAAALAGVLLLGARKGKYGPNGQVYAIPGANLPLATLGTFILWMGWFGFNGGSVLKLGDAANAHSVAMVFLNTNTAAAGGAIAALITARVLFGKADLTMLLNGALAGLVAITAEPSTPTALQATLFGAIGGVLVVFSIVTLDKLKIDDPVGAISVHGVVGLLGLLLVPVTNDGASFSGQLIGAATIFVWVFAASFAVWFLLKAITGIRVSEDEEQEGVDLVECGMEAYPEFMGK, encoded by the coding sequence ATGGAAAACCAAATTTTTCAGTTGCAGTACGCAATTGATACATTTTATTTCCTGGTGTGTGGTGCACTGGTCATGTGGATGGCGGCAGGCTTCGCCATGCTGGAAGCGGGCCTGGTGCGTTCCAAGAACACCACCGAAATTCTCACCAAGAACGTGGCACTCTTCGCCATTGCCTGCATCATGTACCTGCTGACTGGCTACGCCATCATGTATGACGGTGGCTGGTTGCTGTCCGGTATCGAGGCATTTGATATGGAAGGCGTACTCGCCAGCTCGGCCGAAAACGGCTTCGAGGGCGACTCTGTCTACTCCGGTGCTTCAGACTTCTTCTTCCAGGTGGTGTTCGTGGCCACTGCCATGTCCATCGTTTCCGGTGCAGTTGCGGAGCGCATGAAGCTGTGGAGCTTCCTCGCTTTTGCTGTCGTACTGACCGGCTTCATCTACCCGCTGGAAGGTTCCTGGACCTGGGGCGGCGCCGACGTCTTCGGCCTGTATAACCTGGGTGACCTGGGCTTCTCCGACTTCGCCGGTTCCGGCATCGTACACATGGCCGGTGCGGCTGCGGCGCTGGCTGGCGTGCTGCTGCTCGGCGCCCGTAAAGGCAAGTACGGCCCCAACGGCCAGGTATACGCCATCCCCGGCGCCAACCTGCCGCTGGCGACGCTCGGTACCTTCATCCTGTGGATGGGTTGGTTCGGCTTCAACGGTGGCTCGGTGCTGAAACTGGGCGATGCCGCCAACGCGCACTCCGTGGCCATGGTGTTCCTGAACACCAACACCGCCGCTGCGGGTGGTGCGATTGCTGCACTGATTACTGCCCGTGTCCTGTTCGGTAAGGCCGACCTGACCATGCTGCTGAACGGTGCCCTGGCCGGCCTGGTGGCAATCACTGCTGAGCCTTCCACGCCGACTGCCCTGCAGGCGACCCTGTTCGGCGCCATCGGCGGTGTCCTGGTGGTCTTCTCCATCGTCACCCTGGACAAGCTGAAGATCGATGACCCGGTCGGCGCTATCTCTGTGCACGGTGTGGTTGGCCTGCTGGGTCTGCTGCTGGTGCCGGTCACCAATGACGGCGCCTCCTTCAGCGGACAGCTGATCGGTGCGGCCACCATTTTTGTCTGGGTATTTGCCGCTTCCTTCGCCGTATGGTTCCTGCTGAAGGCCATCACCGGTATCCGCGTCAGCGAAGACGAGGAGCAAGAAGGTGTTGACTTGGTAGAGTGCGGAATGGAAGCTTATCCGGAATTCATGGGCAAATAA
- a CDS encoding P-II family nitrogen regulator, translating into MKLITAVVKPFKLDDVRTALSEVGVQGMTVTEVKGFGRQKGHTELYRGAEYVVDFLPKVKLELAVDDSMVDSAVEAITKAAQTGKIGDGKIFITALEEVIRIRTGETGSEAV; encoded by the coding sequence ATGAAATTAATCACGGCTGTGGTGAAGCCCTTCAAGCTGGACGACGTGCGCACCGCGCTCTCTGAAGTGGGCGTGCAGGGCATGACGGTTACCGAAGTAAAGGGTTTCGGTCGCCAGAAGGGTCACACTGAACTGTATCGTGGCGCGGAATATGTGGTGGATTTCCTGCCCAAGGTAAAGCTGGAACTGGCAGTGGATGACAGCATGGTGGACAGCGCCGTGGAAGCCATCACCAAGGCTGCCCAGACCGGCAAGATCGGTGACGGTAAAATCTTTATCACCGCGCTGGAAGAAGTGATCCGTATCCGCACCGGTGAAACCGGCAGCGAAGCGGTTTAA
- a CDS encoding DUF3604 domain-containing protein — protein sequence MGLLNRLLVAYVAVSAAAVCVAQDAPPTGPKSDAKYAPYPELDFPNRVFFGDTHLHTSYSTDAGMFGNTLGPDAAYRFAKGETVTSSTGVPARLHRPLDFLVVADHAENLGLAPLIEESDQRLLASKWGKQVHDLTKAGKPDEAYAMWGSAIAERKDPLTGIEGLVASMWQRITKAAEEHNNPGLFTALIGFEWTSSPDGSNLHRVVVFRDDKPRADKIIPLSAYDSEDPEDLWRWMADYEEKVGGRVLAIPHNGNLSNGLMFDSVTFTDRKPLDRNYAERRARWEPMYEVTQIKGDGETHPLLSPNDEFADFEIWDKGSFGAAKEKDMLPREYAREALKQGLAYQEKLGANPYKFGMIGSTDSHTSLATTGEDNFFGKATAVEPSSDPIRFEEKITGYLPDPKGRDYAIRHYQASASGLAAVWARENTREALWDAMARREVYATTGTRPLVRVFAGFGFTKDDLNRSDFAQHGYDNGVPMGRELKRSDKAPTFLVRALRDPDGANLDRIQMVKGWLDSGGKTHERIYDIAVSDGRKIGADGRANQAVGNTVDPNDATYTNAIGDPFLQAYWKDPEFDARQNAFYYVRVLEIPTPRWTTYDAKYFGLKRPKDVPASIQERAYTSPIWYNP from the coding sequence ATGGGACTACTGAACCGACTGCTGGTCGCCTATGTCGCCGTATCTGCAGCTGCTGTCTGTGTGGCCCAGGATGCGCCACCGACGGGACCCAAGTCCGACGCCAAGTATGCGCCCTACCCAGAGCTGGATTTCCCGAACCGGGTCTTCTTCGGTGATACCCACCTGCATACCAGCTACTCCACCGACGCGGGCATGTTCGGCAATACGCTTGGGCCGGATGCCGCCTACCGCTTCGCCAAGGGTGAGACGGTCACTTCCAGTACCGGTGTGCCGGCGCGCCTGCACCGCCCACTGGATTTTCTGGTGGTCGCCGATCATGCCGAGAACCTGGGCCTGGCGCCGTTGATCGAGGAGTCCGACCAGAGACTGCTGGCCAGTAAATGGGGCAAGCAGGTGCATGACCTCACCAAGGCGGGCAAGCCCGATGAGGCGTACGCCATGTGGGGCTCTGCGATCGCAGAGCGCAAGGATCCGCTGACAGGCATTGAAGGCCTGGTGGCGTCCATGTGGCAGCGGATCACCAAGGCTGCAGAAGAACACAATAATCCGGGTCTGTTTACCGCCCTGATCGGATTCGAGTGGACCTCCAGTCCGGATGGCAGCAACCTGCACCGTGTTGTCGTATTCCGCGACGACAAACCCAGGGCCGATAAGATCATTCCGCTATCGGCTTACGATTCCGAGGATCCCGAGGATTTGTGGCGCTGGATGGCTGACTATGAGGAAAAAGTAGGCGGTCGTGTCCTCGCCATTCCGCACAATGGCAACCTCTCCAACGGACTGATGTTTGACAGCGTCACCTTCACCGACCGCAAACCCCTCGATCGGAATTACGCCGAGCGTCGCGCCCGGTGGGAGCCCATGTACGAGGTCACCCAGATCAAGGGCGATGGCGAAACCCATCCACTGTTGTCGCCAAACGATGAATTTGCCGACTTCGAAATCTGGGACAAAGGTAGTTTCGGTGCAGCCAAGGAAAAGGACATGTTGCCGCGTGAGTATGCCCGTGAAGCGTTAAAGCAGGGACTCGCCTATCAGGAAAAGCTCGGGGCCAACCCCTACAAGTTCGGTATGATTGGCAGCACCGATTCCCACACGTCACTGGCCACGACCGGGGAGGATAACTTTTTCGGCAAAGCCACAGCGGTGGAACCGAGCAGCGATCCGATCCGTTTTGAGGAGAAGATTACCGGCTATCTGCCCGACCCCAAGGGGCGCGACTATGCCATCCGCCACTACCAGGCCAGTGCCTCAGGGCTCGCTGCGGTGTGGGCACGGGAAAATACCCGCGAGGCGCTCTGGGATGCGATGGCGCGCAGGGAGGTGTACGCAACCACGGGCACACGCCCGCTGGTGCGGGTCTTTGCCGGTTTCGGTTTTACCAAAGACGACCTCAACCGCTCCGACTTCGCCCAGCATGGCTACGACAATGGCGTGCCCATGGGCAGGGAGCTCAAGCGTTCAGACAAGGCCCCAACGTTCCTGGTGCGGGCGTTGCGCGACCCGGACGGCGCCAATCTGGACCGCATCCAGATGGTGAAAGGCTGGCTGGATAGCGGGGGCAAGACCCACGAGCGGATTTACGACATCGCGGTGTCCGACGGTCGCAAGATTGGTGCCGACGGCCGGGCAAACCAGGCGGTGGGCAACACGGTCGACCCGAATGACGCCACCTACACCAATGCGATCGGCGATCCCTTCCTGCAGGCCTATTGGAAAGACCCCGAATTCGATGCCAGGCAAAATGCCTTCTACTACGTGCGGGTGCTCGAAATCCCCACGCCACGCTGGACCACCTACGATGCGAAATACTTCGGACTGAAACGGCCGAAAGATGTGCCGGCAAGTATCCAGGAGCGGGCCTATACCTCGCCTATCTGGTACAACCCTTGA
- a CDS encoding DUF484 family protein translates to MTESSDVTLEALDSDGSGDSKRDRKLLARQVARYLIQNPDFFAEHMELLETIKLPRENGKTVSLMTHQTHLLRERNIEMRQRLDQLLHNARENDQLFLHSRRLMLALLEAESVAEAGAALYPSFASDFGVEFTSLTLFGPLPGGHSDLGEVRCTPRPAAENAIGSILRNGRTVCGILRPAEKAYLFGKDAEAVASAAVVPLANQLGVLAVGSSDPQHYRSSLGTLFLSYIGEVLERLLPRLLDQR, encoded by the coding sequence ATGACGGAATCAAGCGACGTAACCCTGGAAGCCCTCGACAGTGACGGCAGCGGCGACTCCAAGCGCGACCGCAAACTGCTGGCTCGCCAGGTGGCCCGCTACCTGATCCAGAATCCGGATTTCTTCGCCGAACACATGGAGCTGCTCGAGACCATCAAGCTGCCGCGGGAGAACGGCAAGACCGTGTCACTGATGACACACCAGACTCACCTGCTGCGGGAACGCAACATCGAGATGCGTCAGCGTCTCGACCAGTTATTGCACAATGCACGTGAAAACGACCAGCTGTTCCTGCACAGCCGCCGACTGATGCTGGCACTGTTGGAAGCGGAGTCCGTTGCCGAGGCCGGTGCCGCGCTCTACCCGAGCTTCGCCAGCGATTTTGGCGTCGAGTTCACCTCCCTGACCCTGTTTGGTCCGCTGCCCGGCGGGCACAGTGATCTGGGAGAAGTCCGCTGCACCCCGCGCCCCGCCGCCGAGAACGCGATCGGCAGCATCCTCCGCAACGGTCGCACCGTGTGCGGCATTCTGCGCCCGGCGGAAAAGGCCTACCTGTTCGGCAAGGATGCGGAAGCCGTTGCCTCTGCCGCGGTGGTGCCTCTTGCCAATCAGCTCGGCGTACTGGCTGTCGGCTCCAGCGATCCCCAGCACTACCGCTCCAGTCTCGGCACCCTGTTCCTCTCCTATATCGGCGAAGTGCTGGAACGCCTGTTGCCGCGCCTGCTGGATCAGCGGTAA